Proteins encoded by one window of Thermobaculum terrenum ATCC BAA-798:
- the fabD gene encoding ACP S-malonyltransferase, with protein MQSNHAACAFLFPGQGSQYVGMGLDLYKAYPEVRRIWQEADDILGFSLRSLAFEGPADELTQTENAQPAILVSSYVMYRILSDLNLIENPSFLAGHSLGEYSALLIAGSLTFADAVRLVRTRGEIMARYGRITAGKMAAVIAMDEDKLSEIAKEYGVDVANYNSPDQLVISGPAEAIDKLVEILPSLGARRVIPLPVSGAFHSYLMKPAAKEFAPHIDSVDLSAPQVPVVANSTAELLLTVEDVRSELKRQLSSPVIWHKSITRIWENGVRKFVEIGPGRVLTGLNRKIIREAEAIASEDLIKSVLGNG; from the coding sequence ATGCAATCTAATCATGCTGCCTGTGCTTTCCTCTTCCCCGGCCAGGGATCTCAATATGTAGGTATGGGATTGGATCTATATAAGGCATATCCTGAGGTTCGTCGCATTTGGCAGGAGGCAGACGATATTTTGGGATTTAGTCTGCGATCACTTGCCTTCGAGGGGCCGGCCGATGAATTAACGCAAACCGAGAACGCCCAGCCTGCTATTCTCGTCAGCAGCTACGTAATGTACAGGATACTGTCTGACCTTAATCTGATTGAGAATCCAAGTTTCCTAGCTGGGCATAGTCTGGGTGAGTACAGCGCGCTTCTCATTGCGGGCAGCCTGACTTTTGCGGATGCGGTTAGGCTTGTACGTACAAGAGGTGAGATCATGGCCCGTTACGGTCGCATTACTGCTGGCAAGATGGCTGCAGTTATTGCTATGGACGAAGATAAACTTTCCGAAATAGCCAAGGAATATGGTGTTGACGTGGCCAACTATAATAGCCCTGATCAATTGGTGATATCGGGCCCCGCAGAGGCTATTGATAAGCTTGTGGAGATTCTGCCTTCACTAGGTGCTCGAAGGGTGATTCCCCTTCCAGTGAGCGGTGCGTTTCACTCCTATCTCATGAAACCTGCTGCGAAAGAGTTTGCTCCTCATATAGACTCTGTTGATCTCAGCGCCCCTCAGGTACCTGTAGTGGCCAATTCCACGGCCGAGTTATTGCTGACTGTGGAGGATGTTCGTTCCGAGCTCAAGAGGCAACTTTCATCTCCGGTGATATGGCATAAGTCTATCACCAGGATTTGGGAAAATGGTGTTCGTAAATTCGTGGAGATCGGTCCAGGAAGAGTATTGACCGGACTTAACCGGAAAATTATACGTGAAGCCGAAGCTATAGCTTCGGAGGATCTAATAAAATCGGTTCTGGGGAATGGATAG
- a CDS encoding beta-ketoacyl-ACP synthase III, with protein MCRHAAITGWGFCVPEKVLTNYDLEKMVDTSDEWIRTRTGIVERRIASSDQTTSSMGVIAAQRALDKAHLAAIDLDLILCATCTPDHLIPATACLIQHELGAVNAAALDINAACSGFVYALVTASQFIMSGTYDRVLIVAAETLSRFVNWQDRNTCILFGDGAGAVLLEATDQDGGLVSSVLGAQGDVGRLLTIEGGGSAKPANPDTLANGEHCIRMKGNEVFKFAVRSMGQTAKQAIDKAGLKPEDIRKVIPHQANIRIIKATQEALGIPWEKVFVNVDRYGNTSAASVPIALCEFLETEEVSPGDNLLFVAFGGGLTWGAAVVRWIDVESHISERVEGPYAI; from the coding sequence ATGTGTAGGCATGCTGCTATAACAGGCTGGGGCTTCTGCGTGCCCGAAAAGGTCCTTACCAATTACGACCTTGAGAAGATGGTCGATACTAGCGATGAGTGGATAAGGACTCGTACTGGCATAGTTGAGCGCAGGATAGCCAGCAGTGATCAGACTACCTCAAGCATGGGAGTAATAGCTGCACAAAGAGCATTGGATAAGGCTCATCTTGCAGCAATAGATCTGGACCTCATATTATGTGCCACCTGTACTCCAGATCATCTAATCCCAGCCACAGCATGCCTAATACAGCATGAATTGGGGGCTGTGAACGCAGCTGCCCTCGATATCAATGCAGCTTGCTCGGGATTCGTCTATGCATTGGTGACAGCCTCTCAATTCATAATGTCAGGCACGTACGATAGGGTGCTGATAGTTGCTGCCGAGACCCTGAGCAGGTTCGTCAATTGGCAGGATCGTAACACCTGTATCCTGTTTGGTGATGGCGCTGGCGCTGTGCTGCTAGAGGCGACCGATCAGGATGGGGGGCTAGTAAGCTCAGTTTTAGGTGCTCAAGGGGACGTAGGAAGGCTTCTTACTATAGAAGGTGGAGGATCGGCTAAACCAGCTAACCCAGATACCCTTGCCAATGGTGAGCACTGTATCAGGATGAAGGGTAACGAGGTGTTCAAATTCGCGGTCAGGTCTATGGGGCAAACTGCAAAGCAAGCCATAGATAAGGCTGGACTAAAGCCAGAAGATATAAGAAAAGTCATCCCGCATCAAGCTAACATAAGGATTATTAAGGCAACCCAGGAAGCTCTGGGTATCCCTTGGGAAAAAGTGTTTGTAAATGTCGATAGATATGGCAATACCTCGGCGGCATCTGTTCCTATAGCTTTGTGTGAGTTCCTCGAGACAGAAGAAGTATCCCCGGGAGATAATCTATTATTCGTAGCTTTCGGGGGTGGTCTCACCTGGGGGGCTGCAGTGGTTAGATGGATAGATGTAGAATCTCACATATCTGAGAGGGTTGAAGGCCCATATGCAATCTAA
- the rpmF gene encoding 50S ribosomal protein L32, producing the protein MGALPKQRVSRGRQGRRRAHHVLKSISLTSCPRCGSPVKTHHVCPNCGTYRGIAVIDIENSRR; encoded by the coding sequence GTGGGTGCATTACCCAAGCAGAGAGTATCTAGGGGCAGACAAGGACGTAGAAGAGCTCATCACGTGCTGAAGAGCATCTCATTGACTTCCTGCCCTCGTTGTGGAAGCCCCGTTAAGACTCATCACGTATGCCCTAACTGCGGCACTTATAGGGGTATAGCGGTAATCGACATTGAAAACTCGCGCCGTTAG
- a CDS encoding YceD family protein: protein MNAHNYDLEFNVSGLLKQTTGASRTYHFETPDLQLYEESVAHQIVGDAGALRIKTGILVQGTVTANVEMECSRCLVPFVGKIEASFEEEFRPTVDIISGVSMHEIREGEYEGDYSWLTHDHMMNLTEVIRQAIIVNMPYNPICSPDCAGLCPECGADLNVEHCGHMTAKLDNRLSVLASLLEQLKD, encoded by the coding sequence ATGAACGCTCATAATTATGATCTAGAGTTCAATGTATCAGGATTACTCAAGCAGACTACTGGAGCCTCTCGTACTTATCATTTCGAGACTCCTGACCTGCAATTGTACGAAGAGTCCGTAGCTCACCAGATAGTAGGTGATGCTGGAGCTCTACGTATCAAGACCGGTATACTCGTTCAAGGTACTGTAACGGCAAATGTTGAGATGGAGTGTTCACGTTGCCTGGTACCTTTCGTTGGTAAGATTGAAGCTTCCTTTGAAGAAGAGTTCCGTCCGACTGTGGATATAATTAGTGGTGTGTCGATGCATGAGATTAGAGAGGGTGAGTACGAAGGAGATTATTCGTGGCTTACCCACGATCACATGATGAACCTTACTGAGGTCATCAGACAAGCTATCATAGTCAATATGCCTTATAATCCTATATGTAGCCCTGACTGTGCAGGCCTTTGTCCGGAATGTGGCGCGGATCTCAATGTAGAACATTGTGGCCATATGACGGCAAAACTTGACAACCGCCTGTCAGTTTTGGCATCTCTACTTGAGCAACTAAAAGACTAA